One genomic segment of Thermodesulfobacterium sp. TA1 includes these proteins:
- the lolA gene encoding outer membrane lipoprotein chaperone LolA, which produces MLVQVMGFVLVLLSVLVNPFSLKAQTIDEVIDHIQDFYQKIQTIQADFIQETYFPQGPKEISSGKLWIKKSGKFRWEYHNPQKLFIISAGNTIYFYYPEAKQALAYPSGTTLGSKLALGFMTGRGNIKTDLKVESFQTLADNFWKINFLTVVNDPKVKRISLVVNPESGEVKEFSFVNASGEVIRVILENLKYNQALKDSLFHFSPSKEVKIINAQAQ; this is translated from the coding sequence TTGTTGGTCCAAGTGATGGGGTTCGTCCTCGTCCTGTTATCGGTCCTCGTAAACCCCTTTAGTCTTAAAGCACAGACTATAGACGAGGTTATAGACCACATCCAAGATTTTTACCAAAAAATACAGACCATCCAGGCTGATTTCATTCAGGAAACTTATTTTCCCCAAGGACCAAAAGAGATTTCTTCAGGAAAACTTTGGATTAAAAAGTCTGGGAAATTTCGCTGGGAATACCATAACCCACAAAAGCTCTTTATCATTTCAGCTGGTAACACCATCTATTTTTATTATCCTGAGGCTAAGCAAGCTTTAGCCTATCCTTCAGGCACAACCCTTGGTTCTAAATTAGCCCTTGGTTTTATGACAGGAAGAGGTAACATCAAGACAGACCTTAAGGTTGAAAGTTTTCAAACTCTGGCTGATAATTTTTGGAAGATAAACTTTTTAACAGTGGTTAACGACCCTAAAGTAAAAAGGATTTCCTTGGTGGTAAACCCTGAATCTGGAGAGGTTAAAGAGTTTAGCTTTGTCAATGCCTCGGGAGAGGTTATAAGAGTAATCCTTGAGAATTTAAAGTATAACCAGGCTTTAAAAGATAGCCTTTTTCATTTTTCACCTTCTAAGGAGGTAAAAATTATCAACGCTCAAGCCCAATAA
- a CDS encoding DNA translocase FtsK 4TM domain-containing protein, with product MGYLLFLSFCLFLLVAVYSYNPYDPGIGVSGATEVNNFAGLLGAYVASVFYFLFGIVSLLIPLFLIFGFFLKLTGVSGKRLILSFSLLVISLCMLTGYTLSLLGAQNFLVLGRFPLNGGFLGEFYFYLKYLIGEPLFLILTLGFLVLSFLIVIGFNLTWIKSRLQKVFQRKESQKFQPKLEEKNENLLLYEINSQELDKFVGLEKKSLIKKNKMKEKSCKKEEKLQEKGLEKQLPPPIDLLKEPPLSSYRVRPEELKERALILVSKLKEFGIEGEVVGISPGPVITVFEFRPAPGIKISKIQSLVDDLALGLSAKSVRIVAPIPGKSVIGIEISNPKREWVYLKDILQSEAFINSKSPLTIALGKDISGNPVVADLKKMPHLLIAGSTGSGKSIFLHSVILSLIYKSTPENVRFLMIDPKRIELSVYDGIPYLLHPVVLEPKMATKALRWLVGEMERRYSLFEEVGARNLESYNEQFDEKLPYLVMIIDELADLMVVSSKEVETLLTRLAQMARAAGIHLLVATQRPSVDVITGLIKVNFPARISFQVTSKVDSRTILDTQGAERLLGAGDMLFMPPGSSYLQRIHGPYVSEEEVKLLVDYLKSMGEPQYLANLEDVEDEGLDFFEDVESEEEDKLYESALKIAYQYGKISVSMLQRKLKIGYNRAARLVERMEEEGIVGPSDGVRPRPVIGPRKPL from the coding sequence TTGGGATATCTTTTATTTTTAAGTTTTTGTCTTTTTTTGTTGGTAGCGGTCTATTCTTACAATCCTTATGATCCAGGAATAGGGGTTTCAGGGGCAACAGAAGTAAACAACTTTGCCGGTCTTTTAGGGGCTTACGTAGCCTCTGTTTTTTATTTTCTCTTTGGGATAGTTAGCCTTTTGATACCTCTTTTTTTAATCTTTGGTTTTTTCTTGAAATTGACGGGGGTTTCTGGTAAAAGGCTAATTTTAAGTTTTTCTTTGCTGGTAATATCTCTTTGTATGTTGACTGGCTATACCTTAAGCCTATTAGGGGCTCAAAATTTCTTAGTTTTGGGTCGGTTCCCTTTAAACGGCGGGTTTTTAGGGGAGTTTTACTTTTATCTTAAATACTTGATAGGAGAACCTCTTTTTTTAATCCTAACTCTTGGCTTTTTGGTTCTCTCCTTTTTAATAGTGATAGGTTTTAACTTGACATGGATTAAATCAAGGTTGCAGAAAGTTTTTCAGAGAAAGGAAAGCCAAAAATTTCAACCCAAACTTGAAGAAAAGAACGAAAATCTCTTGTTGTATGAGATAAACTCTCAAGAGTTAGACAAATTTGTAGGGTTGGAAAAAAAGTCTCTTATCAAAAAAAACAAAATGAAAGAAAAGTCTTGTAAAAAAGAAGAAAAGCTACAAGAAAAAGGGTTAGAAAAACAGCTTCCTCCACCTATAGACCTACTTAAAGAACCTCCTCTTTCTTCTTACAGGGTAAGGCCTGAAGAATTAAAAGAACGTGCCTTAATCTTGGTTTCCAAGCTTAAGGAGTTTGGGATAGAGGGAGAGGTGGTAGGAATTTCTCCAGGTCCGGTGATTACGGTGTTTGAGTTTAGGCCAGCCCCAGGGATTAAAATCAGTAAGATACAAAGCTTAGTAGATGACCTAGCTTTAGGACTTTCTGCTAAAAGTGTAAGGATTGTTGCGCCCATCCCAGGAAAAAGCGTTATAGGTATAGAAATTTCCAATCCTAAGAGAGAATGGGTTTATCTTAAAGATATTTTGCAAAGTGAGGCTTTTATCAATTCTAAGTCTCCTCTGACTATCGCCTTAGGAAAAGACATTTCAGGAAACCCTGTGGTAGCAGACCTCAAAAAAATGCCTCACCTTTTGATAGCAGGAAGCACCGGGTCTGGTAAAAGCATTTTTTTACATAGCGTGATTTTAAGTCTTATTTACAAGTCTACCCCTGAGAACGTAAGATTTTTGATGATAGACCCTAAAAGAATAGAACTTTCGGTTTATGACGGTATTCCTTATTTGTTACATCCTGTAGTTTTAGAGCCTAAGATGGCTACTAAAGCCTTAAGATGGTTGGTTGGAGAGATGGAAAGAAGATATTCCCTTTTTGAAGAAGTAGGGGCAAGAAACCTTGAATCTTATAACGAACAGTTTGACGAAAAACTCCCCTATTTGGTGATGATAATCGATGAATTAGCAGACCTTATGGTGGTATCTTCTAAAGAAGTAGAGACCTTACTTACCAGACTGGCTCAGATGGCAAGAGCAGCAGGCATTCATCTTTTAGTAGCCACCCAAAGACCTTCAGTAGACGTAATCACAGGATTAATCAAGGTCAACTTCCCAGCTAGGATTTCCTTTCAGGTTACTTCTAAGGTAGACTCAAGAACTATCTTAGACACCCAAGGAGCAGAAAGACTTTTAGGGGCAGGAGATATGCTTTTCATGCCTCCAGGGTCCTCTTATCTTCAAAGAATTCATGGTCCTTATGTTTCGGAAGAGGAAGTTAAACTTCTGGTAGACTATCTCAAATCTATGGGAGAACCTCAATATTTAGCCAACTTAGAAGACGTAGAAGATGAAGGGTTAGATTTTTTTGAAGACGTGGAGTCTGAAGAAGAAGATAAACTCTATGAATCTGCCTTGAAAATTGCCTACCAATATGGTAAAATTTCTGTATCTATGCTTCAAAGGAAGCTTAAGATAGGATACAACCGAGCTGCAAGGTTGGTAGAACGTATGGAGGAGGAAGGGATTGTTGGTCCAAGTGATGGGGTTCGTCCTCGTCCTGTTATCGGTCCTCGTAAACCCCTTTAG
- the hypD gene encoding hydrogenase formation protein HypD, with the protein MKYLGSLNQTWNSFKDPQRVKLLAELIKKEVEAIGRPINIMEFCGGHTHVILKNGLDELLKGYVNFLHGPGCPVCVTALERVDLAIELAKLPGVILCTYGDLMRVPGSKRTSLLNLRAEGYDVRPVSSCLEAIKIAQEFPGKKVVFFAIGFETTAPHTAVLIKQAYQLGISNLWVVSNHILAIEVLDYLLKSEEKPFIEAFIGPGHVSTITGTKVYQPIVQKYGTPIVVSGFEPLDLLQAVYLIAKQKREGRCEVEIQYTRSVDQQGNLKAQELLKEVFVIRDFFPWRGLGEIPNSAYAIAPKYETLDGERVFKIDLSISKEHPQCLCGKVIKGLNKPTDCKLFGKACTPQNPVGPCMVSSEGACLAYFKYRKIS; encoded by the coding sequence ATGAAATACTTAGGCTCACTCAACCAAACGTGGAATAGTTTTAAAGACCCTCAGAGGGTAAAGCTTTTAGCTGAGCTTATCAAAAAAGAAGTAGAGGCAATAGGAAGGCCTATAAACATCATGGAATTTTGCGGAGGCCATACTCACGTTATCTTAAAAAATGGGTTAGACGAACTATTAAAAGGCTATGTAAACTTTTTACACGGGCCTGGATGCCCTGTTTGTGTAACCGCTTTAGAAAGGGTAGATTTAGCCATAGAGTTGGCTAAGCTTCCAGGGGTCATCCTTTGCACTTATGGGGATTTGATGCGGGTACCTGGGTCAAAAAGAACCAGCCTTTTAAACTTAAGGGCTGAAGGCTATGATGTACGTCCGGTTTCTTCATGTTTAGAGGCTATCAAAATAGCTCAGGAATTTCCTGGGAAAAAGGTGGTGTTTTTTGCGATAGGTTTTGAGACCACTGCTCCCCATACCGCAGTCCTTATTAAACAAGCCTATCAATTAGGAATTTCAAACCTTTGGGTGGTCTCAAACCATATCTTAGCGATAGAAGTGCTTGATTATCTTCTAAAAAGCGAAGAAAAACCTTTTATAGAGGCCTTTATCGGTCCAGGACATGTAAGCACCATCACCGGTACTAAAGTTTATCAACCGATAGTCCAGAAATACGGAACCCCTATTGTGGTTTCAGGGTTTGAACCTTTAGACCTGCTTCAGGCGGTTTATTTAATAGCTAAACAAAAGAGAGAAGGGCGTTGTGAGGTAGAAATTCAGTATACCCGTTCGGTTGACCAACAAGGCAACCTTAAGGCCCAAGAGCTTTTAAAAGAGGTTTTTGTAATAAGGGACTTTTTCCCTTGGAGAGGATTGGGGGAGATACCTAACAGCGCCTATGCCATAGCCCCTAAATATGAAACTTTAGACGGAGAAAGGGTTTTTAAAATAGACCTTTCTATTTCTAAAGAACATCCTCAGTGTTTATGCGGAAAGGTTATAAAAGGGCTTAATAAACCTACTGATTGTAAACTTTTTGGTAAAGCCTGCACCCCTCAAAATCCTGTAGGTCCTTGTATGGTCTCTTCAGAAGGTGCTTGCTTAGCTTATTTTAAGTACAGAAAGATTTCTTAG
- a CDS encoding diguanylate cyclase: MKYRIAGYISEKFLSSKSQIFFILISVSILLALLVGWISARCSYHNVLEVAISHVEKDLKMFENLLNLKYPGEWKAVDGKLYKGIFLVNENFEMVDFFERITGNTATIFLGDTRVTTTIRDEIGARIIGTKVSLPVAQRVLVQGKEYYGVADILGEKYVTAYKPIKDPSGKIIGILYTGIPLAKFEPLKHKFYLTILTPYLILLILFIFNVLIIFFWARAVNLSIIDPLTRVYNRRYEIHRLKQEILKRQAKKDYQFSLILIDLDDFKQINDIYGHTEGDRVLKEFAELIKQRIRNQDVFGRWGGEEFLLLCPETPLEGAKTLAEILRQLIANHTFGENKLKITASFGVTSYNEGDDLETILNRLDKALYQGKIKGKNCVVTF, encoded by the coding sequence ATGAAATACCGTATCGCTGGTTATATTTCAGAAAAGTTTTTAAGTTCTAAATCTCAGATATTTTTTATTTTGATCAGTGTTTCTATCCTTTTAGCCCTTTTAGTAGGATGGATATCAGCTCGTTGTTCTTATCATAATGTCTTAGAAGTAGCCATTTCTCACGTTGAAAAAGACCTAAAAATGTTTGAAAACTTATTAAACCTAAAGTATCCTGGAGAATGGAAGGCAGTGGACGGCAAGTTATATAAAGGTATATTTTTAGTCAATGAAAACTTTGAGATGGTAGACTTTTTTGAACGGATAACCGGAAATACCGCTACGATCTTTTTAGGTGATACCAGGGTTACCACCACCATAAGAGATGAAATTGGGGCCCGCATCATAGGAACCAAGGTAAGTCTTCCTGTGGCCCAAAGGGTCTTAGTTCAAGGGAAAGAATACTATGGTGTTGCAGACATCTTAGGGGAAAAATACGTTACAGCCTATAAACCTATCAAAGACCCTTCAGGTAAAATTATAGGTATTCTTTATACAGGAATACCGCTTGCAAAGTTTGAACCACTTAAACATAAATTTTACTTAACCATACTTACCCCTTATCTCATTTTATTAATCCTTTTTATTTTCAACGTATTGATAATTTTCTTTTGGGCACGTGCGGTCAACCTTTCTATCATAGACCCTCTTACCAGAGTTTATAACCGAAGATATGAAATTCACAGGTTAAAGCAGGAGATTTTAAAAAGACAAGCCAAAAAAGACTATCAGTTTTCTTTAATTCTTATAGACCTTGATGACTTTAAACAAATTAACGACATCTACGGACATACAGAAGGAGATAGAGTCTTAAAAGAATTTGCAGAATTGATAAAACAAAGGATAAGAAATCAGGATGTTTTTGGCAGATGGGGAGGTGAGGAATTTCTCCTCCTTTGTCCAGAAACCCCCTTAGAAGGTGCTAAGACCCTGGCTGAAATCCTAAGACAGCTTATCGCAAACCACACCTTTGGCGAAAACAAGCTTAAAATAACCGCTTCTTTTGGGGTTACCTCTTATAATGAAGGTGATGACTTAGAAACCATTTTAAACAGACTTGATAAAGCTTTATATCAAGGTAAAATCAAAGGTAAAAACTGCGTCGTAACGTTTTAG
- a CDS encoding HypC/HybG/HupF family hydrogenase formation chaperone, whose product MCLAYPYRIVEVKDEWTAIAEVQGVKTEVALHLLPEKVKEGDWVLVHVGFAIKRLSEEEAQESLRYWDEILRLTQPNVE is encoded by the coding sequence ATGTGTTTGGCCTATCCTTATAGGATTGTGGAAGTAAAAGACGAGTGGACAGCCATAGCCGAGGTGCAGGGGGTAAAAACCGAGGTTGCCCTACATCTTCTTCCAGAAAAAGTGAAAGAAGGAGATTGGGTGCTTGTGCATGTAGGTTTTGCCATCAAACGACTTAGTGAAGAAGAAGCCCAAGAAAGTTTGAGGTACTGGGATGAAATACTTAGGCTCACTCAACCAAACGTGGAATAG
- a CDS encoding nickel-dependent hydrogenase large subunit: MAKKITIDPITRIEGHLRIDVEVDGGKVVNAWSSGQMWRGIEVILKGRDPRDAWAFTQRFCGVCTTVHAMASVRAVENALGMEIPLNAQYVRNIILCAHALHDHMVHFYHLSALDWVDIVSALQADPKKTAELAQSISPWEGNSVTYFKKVKDTLKKFVERGQIGPFTNGYWGHPQMKLPPEVNLLAVAHYLTALDYQFEANKVVAIFGAKTPHIQTLVVGGVALAINPDNLATLNAERLDFARELLMKVKTFIQEVYLNDVIAIGCLYKDWFKIGRGVDNYLAVPDLPLDTKGTVFDLPGGTIFNGNLATYTPIKSFNDPYFRDNVTESVAYSWYKDTGPRHPWQGETVPNYTDFNPNGKYSWSKAPRFKGEPMQVGPLAQVLVGIACKHELTMKWVNYAVEKAKALGVNLTVDDLHSTMGRHLARAIRAAMLADLALKHLNLLEKNIAKGDYAIWNKVEFPAKEIKGVGFHEAPRGTLSHWVVIEKGKIKNYQAVVPSTWNMSPRCEKGKRGPYEESLINNPIVDPEKPLEVLRTIHSFDPCIACAVHLLDAKGKEIKRVKVL; this comes from the coding sequence ATGGCTAAGAAGATTACCATAGACCCAATAACTAGAATAGAAGGGCATTTAAGAATAGACGTAGAGGTAGACGGAGGAAAGGTGGTAAATGCCTGGTCTTCTGGTCAGATGTGGAGAGGTATAGAAGTTATACTTAAAGGTAGAGACCCAAGAGATGCCTGGGCTTTTACCCAGAGATTTTGCGGAGTATGTACCACTGTTCATGCTATGGCTTCTGTTAGAGCTGTGGAAAACGCTTTAGGGATGGAAATTCCCTTAAACGCCCAGTATGTAAGGAATATCATACTTTGTGCCCATGCTTTACACGATCATATGGTGCATTTTTACCACTTATCAGCCCTTGATTGGGTAGACATCGTTTCTGCTTTGCAGGCTGACCCTAAAAAAACCGCTGAACTTGCTCAGAGCATCTCTCCATGGGAAGGAAACTCTGTTACCTATTTTAAAAAGGTAAAAGATACCCTTAAAAAATTTGTAGAAAGAGGGCAGATCGGACCTTTTACCAACGGATATTGGGGACATCCTCAGATGAAGCTTCCTCCTGAGGTAAACCTACTTGCTGTAGCCCATTACCTTACAGCCTTAGACTACCAATTTGAGGCTAATAAGGTGGTAGCCATCTTTGGTGCTAAAACTCCTCATATTCAGACTTTAGTGGTAGGTGGAGTAGCCTTAGCCATAAATCCTGACAACTTAGCCACTCTTAACGCAGAAAGATTAGACTTTGCCCGCGAATTGCTTATGAAGGTAAAAACCTTTATTCAAGAAGTTTACCTTAATGATGTAATCGCCATCGGTTGTCTCTATAAAGATTGGTTTAAGATTGGAAGAGGAGTTGATAATTACTTAGCAGTTCCTGACCTTCCTCTTGACACCAAAGGTACGGTGTTTGACCTTCCTGGTGGAACCATCTTTAACGGTAACTTAGCTACTTACACCCCGATTAAAAGCTTTAATGATCCCTATTTCAGAGATAACGTCACTGAAAGTGTTGCTTATTCTTGGTACAAAGATACTGGACCAAGACATCCTTGGCAGGGTGAAACCGTTCCTAATTACACTGACTTTAACCCTAACGGTAAATACAGCTGGTCTAAGGCTCCTCGTTTTAAAGGAGAACCTATGCAGGTCGGGCCTTTGGCTCAAGTATTGGTGGGTATTGCTTGTAAACATGAACTAACGATGAAATGGGTAAACTATGCAGTAGAAAAGGCTAAAGCCTTAGGGGTTAACTTAACGGTTGATGACCTCCACTCTACGATGGGAAGACACTTAGCCAGAGCTATCAGGGCTGCCATGTTGGCTGATCTTGCCTTGAAACATCTTAACCTCCTTGAGAAAAACATCGCTAAAGGAGACTATGCCATTTGGAATAAAGTTGAATTTCCTGCTAAAGAAATCAAAGGCGTAGGTTTTCACGAAGCCCCAAGAGGTACCCTTTCTCACTGGGTAGTCATAGAAAAAGGGAAAATTAAAAACTATCAAGCAGTAGTACCTTCTACCTGGAACATGAGCCCAAGATGTGAAAAAGGTAAAAGAGGACCTTATGAAGAAAGCTTGATCAACAATCCGATAGTCGACCCTGAAAAACCTCTTGAGGTATTAAGAACCATCCATTCCTTTGACCCCTGTATTGCCTGTGCTGTTCATCTGTTAGACGCAAAAGGTAAAGAGATTAAAAGAGTAAAGGTCCTCTAA
- a CDS encoding aldehyde ferredoxin oxidoreductase N-terminal domain-containing protein: protein MNDYKVLWIDANTKTWKVKEYPIPPYLGPVDIGVKIHLEELESFKEEVFSGTNVLFLGAGPFAGGKLFGSHRLVAVFRSPESLGLHVSEMGGVAYKFIRSGVNGFAIFGKSSKPLLIFVEGGPEGIKVRFEYIEKEKLYEVYANYQGYKGAYALTKYLLDTYTDFFVKNRARAVLVGEGAFSTKLGALVSIDVNPEKRELIQGSEDFAGRAGPGSVLAQAHGVVGLIVGGTVNVKVPEIFGDLNKFKEFFQRITSRDYLSAVNSATLKYRFDPKIGAGGTFGANYPYYKEWLPTFCFNSIYLKREFRKKIAELIISHYWEPFKELTFEQAKTWKTCGEPCPVACKKVWKGKKVDYEPFQGIGPLIGVFNLDLASTLVDLIDQKGLDAIEAGHIVMFLLEAVQKGLLTCEEVGISEPPCLDPFKLNPKAWEVNGKLALEIIEGLVSHKNKILSLIAEKGLRQAVAHLETLYEERIVSIGISFKNLTLYQPYGEQGYMTPNFYWTKGFLIPIFITGKYWTDYCLAFTSPEEFAKQVYQRAIKELEISNAGFCRFHRGWSETLIPALYQQIDIPDYEEKIKKIYQNIALYSLKAKNLPQPLESEKAIDIFCTLAEELSLSKWYTKFTKNKKRAYLEWFERFYLTYLSLIGIT from the coding sequence ATGAATGATTATAAAGTCCTCTGGATAGATGCAAACACCAAGACCTGGAAGGTCAAAGAATATCCTATACCTCCTTATTTAGGGCCCGTAGACATAGGGGTTAAAATCCATCTAGAGGAGTTAGAAAGCTTTAAAGAAGAGGTTTTTTCAGGGACTAACGTACTGTTTTTAGGGGCTGGTCCTTTTGCTGGAGGCAAACTCTTTGGATCCCATAGGTTGGTAGCTGTTTTTAGGAGTCCGGAAAGCCTCGGACTTCATGTCTCAGAGATGGGAGGTGTAGCTTATAAGTTTATCAGGTCTGGAGTAAATGGGTTTGCTATTTTTGGAAAAAGTTCTAAGCCTCTTTTAATCTTTGTAGAAGGAGGTCCTGAAGGCATAAAGGTAAGGTTTGAATACATAGAAAAAGAAAAACTTTACGAAGTTTATGCTAATTATCAAGGGTACAAGGGGGCTTATGCTCTTACCAAATACTTATTAGACACCTATACAGATTTTTTTGTCAAAAACCGAGCAAGAGCGGTCTTAGTAGGAGAAGGGGCATTTTCTACTAAACTTGGGGCCTTGGTATCAATAGACGTAAACCCTGAAAAAAGGGAATTGATCCAAGGAAGTGAAGACTTTGCAGGAAGGGCAGGTCCAGGTTCAGTATTAGCCCAAGCCCATGGGGTAGTAGGGCTGATAGTAGGAGGGACGGTTAATGTAAAGGTCCCTGAGATTTTTGGAGATTTAAATAAATTTAAGGAATTTTTTCAAAGGATTACCTCAAGAGACTATCTTTCAGCCGTTAATTCTGCTACTTTAAAGTATAGGTTTGACCCCAAGATCGGAGCAGGAGGCACTTTTGGGGCTAACTATCCCTATTATAAAGAATGGTTGCCCACCTTTTGTTTTAACAGTATCTATCTTAAAAGAGAGTTTCGTAAAAAAATAGCTGAGCTTATAATCTCTCATTATTGGGAACCCTTTAAAGAACTAACCTTTGAACAAGCTAAAACCTGGAAAACCTGCGGGGAACCTTGTCCAGTAGCCTGTAAAAAAGTCTGGAAAGGGAAAAAGGTTGACTACGAACCTTTTCAGGGTATAGGCCCTTTAATAGGGGTTTTTAACTTAGATTTAGCCTCAACCCTGGTTGACCTAATAGATCAAAAAGGGCTTGACGCTATAGAAGCAGGACATATCGTTATGTTTCTGTTAGAGGCTGTCCAAAAAGGTCTTTTAACCTGCGAAGAGGTAGGGATTTCTGAACCGCCTTGTTTAGACCCTTTCAAACTAAACCCTAAGGCCTGGGAGGTTAACGGAAAATTAGCCCTTGAGATTATCGAAGGTTTAGTTAGCCACAAAAATAAAATTCTTTCTCTTATCGCAGAAAAAGGACTAAGACAGGCAGTAGCACATTTAGAAACTCTTTACGAAGAGAGGATAGTTTCTATAGGGATTTCTTTTAAAAATTTAACCCTTTATCAGCCTTACGGAGAACAAGGCTATATGACCCCAAACTTCTATTGGACTAAAGGCTTTCTTATTCCCATCTTTATCACCGGAAAATACTGGACAGACTATTGTCTCGCCTTTACCTCTCCAGAGGAGTTTGCTAAACAAGTTTATCAGAGAGCCATTAAAGAACTTGAGATCTCTAACGCTGGTTTTTGTAGATTTCATAGAGGTTGGTCAGAAACCCTTATTCCAGCCCTTTATCAACAAATAGATATACCTGATTATGAAGAAAAAATAAAAAAAATCTACCAAAACATAGCCCTTTACAGTCTTAAAGCTAAAAACTTACCCCAACCTTTAGAAAGCGAAAAAGCCATTGACATCTTTTGTACCTTAGCAGAGGAGTTAAGCCTTTCTAAATGGTATACCAAGTTTACTAAAAATAAAAAAAGAGCCTATTTGGAATGGTTTGAACGATTTTATCTTACCTACCTCTCTTTAATAGGGATTACTTAA
- a CDS encoding hydrogenase small subunit, whose product MFNFKELSRRDFLKICTVVTATMGLPVSMVEKVEAALKKGPKPTVVWLHFMECTGCTESLLRSSHPPLARFLLDIVNLEYHETLMPAAGHQAEEVLHETIKTYKGEYICVVEGAVSTKDGGIYCKIAGKPAIEILKEVAKDAKLVINMGTCAAFGGVQAAKPNPTGAVGVPEVIGNEKVINIPGCPPNPYNFFATISYILTFGKLPELDKMRRPKFAYGRLIHDHCERRPHFDEGRFAEAFGDEGHKQGYCLYKVGCRGPITYANCSVIKFCDVGAWPVGAGHGCIGCVEPNFWDEMSPFYKPIME is encoded by the coding sequence ATGTTTAACTTTAAAGAACTTAGTAGAAGGGATTTTTTAAAGATATGTACTGTAGTTACCGCTACTATGGGTCTTCCTGTTTCTATGGTAGAAAAAGTAGAGGCTGCCCTTAAAAAAGGTCCTAAGCCCACGGTGGTATGGCTTCATTTTATGGAATGCACCGGATGTACTGAATCACTTCTCAGGTCTTCTCATCCACCTTTAGCAAGATTTTTGCTTGATATAGTTAACCTTGAGTATCACGAAACTTTAATGCCAGCAGCAGGTCATCAAGCAGAAGAGGTGCTTCATGAAACCATTAAAACTTATAAAGGAGAATACATCTGTGTAGTAGAAGGTGCGGTATCTACCAAAGATGGTGGTATCTACTGTAAAATAGCCGGAAAACCTGCTATCGAAATCTTAAAAGAAGTAGCCAAAGATGCTAAATTAGTAATCAACATGGGGACTTGTGCTGCCTTTGGTGGGGTTCAAGCCGCTAAACCTAACCCAACCGGAGCGGTAGGTGTTCCAGAGGTAATCGGTAACGAAAAGGTAATCAACATTCCTGGTTGTCCTCCTAATCCTTACAATTTCTTTGCTACCATTAGTTATATTCTTACATTTGGTAAACTTCCTGAACTTGATAAAATGAGAAGACCTAAGTTTGCTTATGGAAGACTTATCCACGATCATTGTGAGAGAAGGCCACATTTCGATGAAGGCCGTTTTGCTGAGGCCTTTGGAGATGAAGGGCACAAACAAGGTTATTGTCTTTATAAAGTTGGATGCAGAGGTCCTATCACCTATGCTAACTGTAGTGTTATCAAGTTCTGTGATGTAGGTGCTTGGCCGGTTGGAGCAGGTCATGGATGTATAGGTTGTGTAGAGCCCAACTTCTGGGATGAGATGAGTCCATTTTACAAGCCTATCATGGAATAA
- a CDS encoding DedA family protein, translating into MELIKEFIQYFLLFFEKSSYLGVFVLMALESTLVPIPSEVIIPPAAYLAYQGKLSLWGVIIAGTLGSLAGALFNYFLALKFGRPMFLRFVKRYGKYVLLTEYSFYKMEKFWHQHGHISTFIGRLLPGLRHVISIPAGFAKMGLLLFSFYTLLGAFIWCSFLGFCGYFFGKNEDLLKTYLERGSVGIILFCILLLVVYGWYKLKRK; encoded by the coding sequence ATGGAACTTATAAAAGAGTTTATTCAGTATTTTCTACTTTTTTTTGAAAAAAGCAGTTATTTAGGTGTTTTTGTGTTGATGGCTCTTGAGTCTACATTAGTGCCTATTCCTAGCGAAGTAATCATACCCCCAGCCGCTTATCTTGCTTACCAAGGCAAGCTTTCCTTATGGGGGGTCATTATAGCAGGAACGCTTGGAAGTCTGGCTGGGGCTCTTTTTAACTACTTCTTAGCCCTTAAGTTTGGACGTCCGATGTTTTTAAGGTTTGTCAAACGCTATGGAAAGTATGTTCTTCTAACAGAATATTCCTTTTATAAGATGGAAAAATTTTGGCACCAACATGGTCATATCAGTACTTTCATCGGAAGACTCCTCCCAGGACTTAGGCATGTAATCTCTATACCAGCTGGGTTTGCCAAAATGGGACTTTTGTTGTTCTCTTTTTATACCCTTTTGGGGGCGTTTATCTGGTGTAGCTTTCTTGGTTTTTGCGGTTATTTTTTTGGAAAAAACGAAGACCTTTTAAAAACCTACTTAGAACGTGGATCTGTAGGGATAATCCTTTTTTGTATCCTTCTTTTGGTAGTCTATGGATGGTATAAGTTAAAAAGAAAATAA